The proteins below are encoded in one region of Corvus hawaiiensis isolate bCorHaw1 chromosome 3, bCorHaw1.pri.cur, whole genome shotgun sequence:
- the LOC125323879 gene encoding TOG array regulator of axonemal microtubules protein 2-like isoform X2, with translation MKKKGMETQKDEHPSVEKPVKKRSDGSKKPQATLPSSKRVKSTSDGRLLRRPKAQVTLPPAVEETESLQKLYNLLEAKEFKTRMEGVALLLDLCKSSPQLVSTNTVQIFDYFVPRLGDTHKKVKQKALDVLAEIVGILKDGLNPVIICLVEGITNNLNSKDPGVYAAAVKALEESMAHLALVAWVYPRSPEVVQRYALPVLWSFLGNKALPVRSANVRTVVTKLACALYKVMGAKLRKHAASQPPHVRENLSDILGW, from the exons gaagaagaaa GGGATGGAAACGCAGAAGGATGAACACCCATCTGTCgagaagcctgtgaagaagaggagcgatggctcgaagaagccccaggccacattgccttctagtaaacg GGTGAAGTCTACCTCTGATGGACGCCTCCTACGCCGCCCAAAAGCCCAGGTCACGTTACCTCCGGCTGTGGAAGAAACGGAGTCGCTCCAGAAGCTGTACaatctcctggaagccaaggagtttaagacacggatggaaggagtggcactcctcctagacctgtgcaaaagcagcccccagctcgtcTCCACTAACACTGTCCAA atttttgattattttgtcccGAGACTTGGTGATACgcacaagaaagtgaagcagaaggcgCTGGACGTGCTGGCTGAAATCGTAGGCATCCTGAAAGATGGCTTAAACCCGGTGATCATCTGTCTGGttgaaggaataacaaacaaCCTAAACTCAAAGGACCCCGGGGTTTATGCCGCAGCTGTGAAAGCGCTGGAAGAATCCATGGCTCACTTAG CGCTTGTGGCATGGGTTTATCCCAGGAGCCCCGAAGTCGTCCAGCGCTacgccctgcccgtgctctggTCCTTCCTGGGGAACAAGGCGCTGCCTGTCCGAAGCGCCAATGTCCGCACTGTGGTCACCAAGCTTGCCTGCGCCCTCTACAAGGTGATGGGCGCCAAGCTGAGGAagcatgctgccagccagcctccgCATGTGCGGGAAAACCTCTCCGACATTTTGGGCTGGTGA
- the LOC125323879 gene encoding uncharacterized protein LOC125323879 isoform X1 — MKKKGMETQKDEHPSVEKPVKKRSDGSKKPQATLPSSKRVKSTSDGRLLRRPKAQVTLPPAVEETESLQKLYNLLEAKEFKTRMEGVALLLDLCKSSPQLVSTNTVQIFDYFVPRLGDTHKKVKQKALDVLAEIVGILKDGLNPVIICLVEGITNNLNSKDPGVYAAAVKALEESMAHLGKAEPWHGLSSSVSLPLRVKRTLSALTAVVVCGNLQLTSTRSCAGAVLTHQSPSRLECASAFPKSPRSPWLCAACLKRKCWTTALLEFRAKGIFGVCLGPS, encoded by the exons gaagaagaaa GGGATGGAAACGCAGAAGGATGAACACCCATCTGTCgagaagcctgtgaagaagaggagcgatggctcgaagaagccccaggccacattgccttctagtaaacg GGTGAAGTCTACCTCTGATGGACGCCTCCTACGCCGCCCAAAAGCCCAGGTCACGTTACCTCCGGCTGTGGAAGAAACGGAGTCGCTCCAGAAGCTGTACaatctcctggaagccaaggagtttaagacacggatggaaggagtggcactcctcctagacctgtgcaaaagcagcccccagctcgtcTCCACTAACACTGTCCAA atttttgattattttgtcccGAGACTTGGTGATACgcacaagaaagtgaagcagaaggcgCTGGACGTGCTGGCTGAAATCGTAGGCATCCTGAAAGATGGCTTAAACCCGGTGATCATCTGTCTGGttgaaggaataacaaacaaCCTAAACTCAAAGGACCCCGGGGTTTATGCCGCAGCTGTGAAAGCGCTGGAAGAATCCATGGCTCACTTAGgtaaggctgagccctggcatggactctcctcaagtgtgtctctgcctctgcgagtcaagagaacgctgagtgccttgacagctgttgttgtctgtggaaacctccagctgacatccaccagaagctgtgcaggtgcagtccTTACGCACCAGTCCCCCAGCAGGCTTGAATGTGCatcagcatttcccaaaagtcccaggagcccttggctctgtgctgcttgtctgaagaggaagtgctggactacagctttgctggaattcagggccaaagggatttttggagtttgCCTGGGCCCCAGTTGA